The genomic window ATGGGCGATGACAAAGAGACACTTGAAATCATTGCAGACCTGTAAGTTTGGGTTGGTTCGTTTGAATTTATCGGTCGAGTTATTATtaaaatctatagtatttttctgtaATAACACGTCAGCTTCGGCACGCTGAGCCGGCTTTAATACGCCCTCCCCCCCGATCGGGCGATCATATCCACCCAccgctttaataccagccgagcCCTCTCCCCCGATCGGGCGAGCATATCCACCCACCTACTAGTACCCTGTACCCAGCCGTATGAACAAAATCCTCCTATTTAAGACGGGCGTCGTTGCTTCACAGACTGGTCTCTCCTCGGTCCAAAAGTCTCTCCAATCTCCACCCTGGTTCCGCACCGGTTCCAGAATTTTCTCCCATAATATTCCAGCGTGTCCTCGTTTCGGTCCGGCGGTTCCGCCGTTCCACTGCTTTTGATTTCGGAGTGGGGGAGCTTACATCTTGCTGGATAAAGATTGGATTTTGAGCGATTTGGGGGCGCTTGCCTGATTCGCCCCCCTGCGAGGTAAGGGCAGGGCGGGGCGGGGGGATTGGATTTCGGGGGAAGTTTTGGTGGTTTGAGATTCGGCTTGGCCGAGCCGGAATGACGATCGACATGTCCATGCCCGGGAGCTCCGGGCTCCTGAACGCTCCGGGAAAGAGGGACATGAAGTTCTTCAGCAACCCCTACGTGCTTGCGCTCACGGGCGCTGCAGGAATCGGTGGATTCCTCTTTGGCTACGACACAGGTATATACAACTTATGCTTGAGGAATCGATGGCATTAGCGGCTCTCAGGGGCCCCTCTTGCTAGAAATCCTAAAGTTCTAATTGTAGGATATGACAGCTTTCTGGCTGGTTAGGAGTAGGGCTTGATTTTGGGTCATTTGATATGAAAAAAATGGAAGGGAGTCTTTTCTAGGATTATTCGATTGAATTTGATGCTTTAGTCTTTTCTTTAGTTATTATGATAGATTGAGTCTGATGCATTGAATTCGACACATTATGAAAATCAGACATCGTGCAGAATAATTTGCACTCCTTTTGGCTGTTGCGCAATGGTACTTTTGCACAGGACCTGAAGTTAATATTTGCATGAGTTTTTTCCCCCAACGCCCCTTTTTCTTAGGGCTTATGAAATTCGACTGAAATACCAATATAATTTTGCGCCTGTAGCTGAGAAATTTCACTTGTCAGGTGTCATATCTGGAGCCCTTCTGTATATCCGCGATGATTTTCCAGCGGTCAGGGACAATTACTTCTTACAGGTTCAGTCTAGTCTGCTGATAACTAGTTGTCTCAATATGGCACTCTCTGTGCATGTACTGAGTGTCTGGGTTTGGTTTCTTCCTCAGGAAACGATTGTTAGCATGGCCTTAGTCGGAGCTGTGCTTGGAGCTGCTGGGGGTGGTTGGATCAATGATGCGTACGGTCGCAAGAAGTCTACTCTTCTTGCTGATATGATGTTTGCTCTTGGCTCACTTGTCATGTGCGCTGCTTCTGGTCCTTACATTATAATTGTCGGAAGGCTCCTTGTTGGTTTGGGTGTGGGTGTTGCATCAGTCACGGCACCGGTGTACATTGCTGAAGCTGCTCCTTCAGAAATCAGGGGAGGTTTGGTGTCAACTAATGCACTCATGATTACCGGAGGCCAATTCTTCTCCTATCTTATCAATCTCGGCTTTACTGAGGTAATGCTCAATCTCCACTTAGGACCCTTGAAATTGTTCTCAGCCTAAGCCCCTCTCACTTAGACAACTAGAAATTAGGGGATCTTGCATCTTATATGTAAAGCTCAAAGCAACTATGTTTTGTTTCAGTTGAATTGAAAGATCTATCTATCTTGATTAGTAAATGTGACTGCATCGCATACAATCTCATGAGAACTATGAAGAAAAGCTGCATCTCATGAGAAATGTTTTCAGCATCAGTGACATTGAAAAGTTTGTGTTCttttttttcatatatatttttacatgGCTCTAACATCCTTGTTGGTTCTAGTTAATTGCGTAACACTCTTTACTGTCAATGAACCAAGAGTCGGCCTTCCCCTGCCAGCAGCAACGGATGTATTACTGAAGAGGCATTGCTTGGTGCGTACCAATTTGATGTTGGTGGAATGCTTGATCTATCTGCTCTTGAGAGTTCACTGAACTAGCTGCTTCTTTGGTTTGCATTCCTGTCAAATGCACATTTTAGCACTGCTTGGTTCTCATCCTCTACTGTTCTTGACCAATAACAAAAGCCTGGCACAATAGTGATTTTCTATTCCACTCTCTGTTCATGAATTCCTACATGTTTATGATTAAAATTGATGACTCATTTGATTTGCATGGTTTTTATTGTACTGGAAATTTGATGTGAAACATTAAGATTTCAGAACAATGACCAAGAGGAATAGAACTCTTATATTGGACACTATTATGCTTTGCCACTTTAAGTGGCATATATAATGTGATCTGGTCACTATAATTAAGTAAAATAAAATGTTTCTGTTAAAGGGAAAAGAAAAGGGGAATGCCAACCTCTTTTGTCAAGAGACTTCCGCCGGAGTTACTCCTAAGCTGTACTACTTTGTTGTGGTAATTACTAATATGCATGCTACATGGAACAGGTTCCTGGAACATGGCGCTGGATGCTTGGTGTTGCTGCTGTCCCTGCCATTGTACAGTTTGTGCTGATGCTTTTTCTGCCAGAATCTCCCCGTTGGCTTTACTGGAAGGTTATTGCCTTTTGGTCCAGTTATGCATTGTCTCCTTTGATATGATATATCCTATTCTTAACTTAGTTTTTTATCCCAGGATGAGAAGGCAAAAGCTATTGCTGTCCTCGAGAAGATCTACGACTCTGGTCGCTTGGAGGAAGAGGTAGAGCTGCTTGCTTCATTCTCCATGCATGAATTCCAGTCCAACAATACTGGAAGCTATTTGGATGTCTTCAAGTCGAAAGAATTGAGGCTAGCTTTCTTTGCTGGGGCTGGTCTTCAGGTATGTTCAGCCTCTCTGGCTTACTGTTTTAGTCATGCTCTATTTTCTTTCAGTTGTCAGTGAAGCAGATATTCCACTTCGCTACAGGTTCTGAATCTAGATTCAGTTGATGCACCGAGCAGGCAACTGGGTGCCACCTTTTCTAATTTAGGCTCATCAAACTATGCAGGCCTTCCAGCAATTTACTGGGATCAACACCGTCATGTATTACAGTCCCACAATAGTTCAGATGgccggtttctcttccaacagGTTGGCCTTGCTTCTTTCCCTCATCGTCGCTGCCATGAATGCCGCTGGAACCATTGTTGGAATCTACCTAATCGACCGTTGCGGTCGCCGCCGCCTGGCCCTTACAAGCTTGTCTGGGGTCGTGATCTCCCTTGTCATCCTTGCCTTGGCCTTCATACTGCAGTCATCATCCGGCCTCTGCACGAGTGTCGCTAATGGTACATGCCAAGGTGCGCTAGGCTGGTTCGCGGTGGCAGGCCTTGCTCTGTACATCGCCTTCTTCTCTCCAGGCATGGGGCCTGTCCCGTGGGCTGTGAACTCGGAAATCTACCCTGAGGCATACCGTGGAATGTGCGGCGGCATGTCGGCCACTGTCAACTGGATCTCTAACCTCATCGTGGCTCAGACGTTCCTGCCGATCATGGGGCTGGTCGGGACTGGCCCGACCTTCCTGATCATTGCCGGGATCGCGGTGCTGGCCTTCATCTTCGTGGCCATGTATGTGCCGGAGACAAAGGGCTTGAGCTTTGATCAGGTGGAGCAGATGTGGAAGGAGAGAGCGTGGGGGAACAGTGGCAACTGCCAGAGCCTTTTGGGTGCTGCTGCGCCATAGGCTACCTGTCAGCACTCAGCACTGATCAAGCCAGGACACTTCTAAGATGGCCTGTCAGCACAGATCAAGCGCGGCAGCAATGGTGGCGACACTTTTAAGATGGCCGCGTTGCGCTTGATCGCCTCCGTCCTAGTATAGTAGGAAGAAAGTACATACGAAATTGGAGATGCAGATCCAAACTGTTCTATGTGGTGGTGCTTATATTTGTTGCCTGATTGTACGTGTTGTCGTCGTGGAGAATGTTCAGTGCGAATAAAAGTATCAGGTCGTACCGTGATGTCAAAACTGTTATGCCAAAAGGCCTGTTGTATGACCCAGATGGGTGATATTTATAATTATTTGTACAGTTTCCGGAATAATGTGCTGGAGAGACAGTAGGGCAGTTGGGCAGGCGCTGTTTTTTTGTGTTGTCTTGGCCAAGTGCCAAGTGAGTAGTGGTGGTGAGTTGGCGTTTGGGTCGGTCTTTGTATTGGATTGGAGTTGTATGGGCTGATATATGTCACACTCCGATtgggaaaaaaaaaactagacaaACACTTGATTTTTCTGTATTCTCATCATATATTTTGCGGTAAAACTTCTGCCTCACTTTCAATGTCCTGGAGAGACGAAATGGAATTGTTTTTATTTTGTAGATAAATGGAGAAAAAGAGCTGCATTGTCTCTGCCGGTATCTTGTCGAGTCAGCTCAGCGGCTCACCGGCACCGGTCGTCGGTATTGGTATACAGATACAGTTACACACTGGATGGCACTGGACCGCTGGAGATTGGAGAATGCGCAGGCAAAGGCCGGGGGTCGGCAGGCCGGGCAGTGGTGGACAGGTGGTGGGCCGGTTGCCACCCTCCGGCCCGCCGAGGCGTCGTCTTCAGGTGCGATTAAGTTGTTAACAAACCCCGGTGTCCCGGTGCGCTTTTA from Miscanthus floridulus cultivar M001 chromosome 11, ASM1932011v1, whole genome shotgun sequence includes these protein-coding regions:
- the LOC136490879 gene encoding inositol transporter 1-like isoform X2, whose translation is MTIDMSMPGSSGLLNAPGKRDMKFFSNPYVLALTGAAGIGGFLFGYDTGVISGALLYIRDDFPAVRDNYFLQETIVSMALVGAVLGAAGGGWINDAYGRKKSTLLADMMFALGSLVMCAASGPYIIIVGRLLVGLGVGVASVTAPVYIAEAAPSEIRGGLVSTNALMITGGQFFSYLINLGFTEVPGTWRWMLGVAAVPAIVQFVLMLFLPESPRWLYWKDEKAKAIAVLEKIYDSGRLEEEVELLASFSMHEFQSNNTGSYLDVFKSKELRLAFFAGAGLQAFQQFTGINTVMYYSPTIVQMAGFSSNRLALLLSLIVAAMNAAGTIVGIYLIDRCGRRRLALTSLSGVVISLVILALAFILQSSSGLCTSVANGTCQGALGWFAVAGLALYIAFFSPGMGPVPWAVNSEIYPEAYRGMCGGMSATVNWISNLIVAQTFLPIMGLVGTGPTFLIIAGIAVLAFIFVAMYVPETKGLSFDQVEQMWKERAWGNSGNCQSLLGAAAP
- the LOC136490879 gene encoding inositol transporter 1-like isoform X1, with the translated sequence MTIDMSMPGSSGLLNAPGKRDMKFFSNPYVLALTGAAGIGGFLFGYDTAEKFHLSGVISGALLYIRDDFPAVRDNYFLQETIVSMALVGAVLGAAGGGWINDAYGRKKSTLLADMMFALGSLVMCAASGPYIIIVGRLLVGLGVGVASVTAPVYIAEAAPSEIRGGLVSTNALMITGGQFFSYLINLGFTEVPGTWRWMLGVAAVPAIVQFVLMLFLPESPRWLYWKDEKAKAIAVLEKIYDSGRLEEEVELLASFSMHEFQSNNTGSYLDVFKSKELRLAFFAGAGLQAFQQFTGINTVMYYSPTIVQMAGFSSNRLALLLSLIVAAMNAAGTIVGIYLIDRCGRRRLALTSLSGVVISLVILALAFILQSSSGLCTSVANGTCQGALGWFAVAGLALYIAFFSPGMGPVPWAVNSEIYPEAYRGMCGGMSATVNWISNLIVAQTFLPIMGLVGTGPTFLIIAGIAVLAFIFVAMYVPETKGLSFDQVEQMWKERAWGNSGNCQSLLGAAAP